A region of Hippoglossus stenolepis isolate QCI-W04-F060 chromosome 7, HSTE1.2, whole genome shotgun sequence DNA encodes the following proteins:
- the LOC118112076 gene encoding nuclear factor 7, brain, with the protein MAEPNALDELQSELTCPVCLELFRDPVILECGHHFCQVCIIQCWEAKADEQSSCPKCRKSCSRKLRPNSLLCNVVDSVRRASVMDTAAGIPGWDPEGALEEPEEREPGSSMSSVASSIGHWPRLGMDMCEEHEEKLKLYCEDDQLPICLVCGMSRDHKTHNVIPITEAFENYKHKLSVALESVQLQTEEATLFQQQTNEKILIIKERASDLEDLVSVEFGRLREFLLEEEERIKEKLQKQKEEKLNQLEEALTEATEQISELDSTADQLCVKLREEENPEQLKGIKDFIGGAESLFEHPPEVGVDLQSGEFLGPLQYRTWRKMSSIFLPAVTAVTLNPDTAYPCLWVSPCCTNVQVGQIQPNLPNNPERFTRYNIVLGSEAFSSGRHYWEVEVGSKTAWGLGVAAASVNRKEEISLCPDDGFWTLVLRDNGDGTSEYEACTDSEDSLLYPSKPPRRVGVYLDYGRGEVAFYDAGDMSHLFTFYDAKFSEPVFPYFNPWPIINGHNWDPLTIVTPHWG; encoded by the exons ATGGCGGAGCCCAACGCGCTTGACGAACTCCAGTCGGAGCTGACCTGCCCGGTGTGTTTGGAGCTGTTCCGTGACCCGGTGATCCTCGAGTGCGGACACCACTTCTGCCAGGTGTGCATCATCCAGTGCTGGGAGGCCAAGGCGGACGAGCAGTCGAGCTGTCCCAAGTGCAGAAAGTCGTGCTCACGCAAGCTGCGGCCCAACTCGCTCCTGTGCAACGTCGTGGACAGTGTGCGCAGAGCCAGCGTCATGGACACGGCCGCGGGGATCCCCGGGTGGGACCCGGAGGGCGCCCTGGAGGAGCCGGAGGAGCGGGAGCCCGGGTCCAGCATGAGCAGCGTGGCCTCCTCCATCGGGCACTGGCCGCGCCTGGGCATGGATATGTGCGAGGAGCAtgaggagaagctgaagctCTACTGTGAGGACGACCAGCTCCCCATCTGCCTGGTGTGCGGCATGTCCCGGGACCACAAGACCCACAATGTCATCCCCATTACTGAGGCCTTTGAAAACTACAAG CATAAactgtctgtggctctggagaGTGTCCAGCTACAGACAGAGGAGGCAACGCTCTTCCAACAACAGACCAACGAAAAGATCCTCATCATTAAG GAGCGAGCGTCAGATCTGGAGGACCTGGTCTCTGTGGAGTTTGGCCGCCTCAGGGAGTttctcctggaggaggaggagcgcataaaggagaagctgcagaagcagaaagaggagaagctCAACCAGCTGGAGGAGGCGCTCACTGAAGCGACGGAGCAAATCAGCGAGCTGGATAGTACGGCCGATCAGCTTTGCGTCAaactgagggaggaggagaaccCAGAGCAGCTCAAG GGAATCAAAGATTTCATCGGAGG ggCTGAGAGTTTGTTTGAGCACCCTCCAGAGGTGGGTGTTGATCTGCAGTCAGGAGAGTTTCTGGGTCCTCTGCAGTACAGGACCTGGAGGAAGATGAGCTCCATTTTTCTGCCAg CAGTCACAGCGGTGACCCTCAACCCGGACACAGCCTACCCCTGCTTGTGGGTTTCCCCGTGTTGCACCAACGTCCAGGTGGGCCAAATCCAGCCCAACCTGCCCAACAACCCGGAGCGCTTCACCCGCTACAACATCGTCCTGGGCTCCGAAGCCTTCTCCTCTGGCAGACactactgggaggtggaggtgggctCCAAGACTGCGTGGGGCCTCGGTGTGGCCGCGGCCTCAGTCAACAGGAAGGAGGAGATCAGCCTCTGCCCCGACGACGGTTTCTGGACCCTCGTGCTGAGGGACAACGGTGATGGCACCAGTGAGTACGAAGCGTGCACCGACTCAGAGGACAGCTTGTTGTACCCCTCCAAACCCCCCAGGAGGGTGGGGGTCTATCTGGACTATGGTCGAGGCGAAGTGGCGTTTTACGATGCGGGAGACATGAGCCACCTATTCACCTTCTATGATGCCAAATTCAGCGAGCCGGTTTTCCCATATTTTAACCCCTGGCCAATTATCAACGGACACAATTGGGATCCGCTCACTATAGTAACGCCACACTGGGGATGA
- the LOC118112079 gene encoding endonuclease domain-containing 1 protein, with amino-acid sequence MSQRKMLQFSAGALLLLLPWFGGLVLGEVSSDFSKCLEFFYDRSPPQGINAAGYQPICQRYKNQYHFASLYHREHRTPLYSAYTLGPADGKRPNSTWMYEPQLASSRASSEMKPFKTRLDQNVFESQAVLQDYRHSNFTKGHLNPSMHQKTKENREATFTLTNIVPQQAGSNSGPWSRLEKAVMRQFNAFCEGPMYVITGALPYEQGARSINNRVSVPEYMWSAYCCPTYKSDLPKHERTFFPTYAAVGRNDPDSGQEIVPLNLRARRSVRGYDVKRMSLAALEDILGQRLGMPISLFAGQCH; translated from the exons ATGTCTCAAAGGAAGATGCTGCAATTCTCCGCAGGAgctctgcttcttctcctgccCTGGTTTGGTGGCCTGGTCCTCGGAGAGGTCAGCAGTGACTTTTCCAAGTGCCTTGAGTTCTTCTATGACAGGTCTCCGCCACAGGGCATCAATGCAGCCGGGTACCAGCCGATATGCCAGCGCTACAAAAACCAGTATCACTTTGCCAGCCTGTACCACAGAGAGCATCGCACACCACTGTACTCTGCCTACACACTCGGCCCTGCAGACGGCAAACGTCCTAATAGCACTTGGATGTACGAACCACAG TTGGCGTCTTCTCGTGCCAGCTCTGAGATGAAACCTTTTAAAACCCGTCTGGACCAGAACGTGTTCGAGAGCCAGGCGGTGCTCCAGGACTACAGACACTCCAACTTCACAAAAGGCCACCTcaatcccagcatgcaccagAAAACGAAAGAGAACCGTGAGGCCACCTTCACCCTGACGAACATTGTCCCCCAGCAGGCGGGCTCCAACTCTGGCCCCTGGAGCCGTCTAGAGAAGGCAGTAATGAGACAATTCAACGCGTTCTGTGAGGGGCCGATGTATGTGATCACAGGGGCCCTGCCTTATGAGCAAGGAGCGCGCTCGATCAACAACAGAGTGTCTGTTCCTGAGTACATGTGGTCTGCCTACTGTTGCCCCACCTACAAATCTGACCTGCCTAAACATGAGCGGACATTTTTCCCCACATACGCAGCGGTGGGAAGAAATGACCCAGACAGTGGACAGGAGATTGTGCCACTTAACCTGAGGGCGAGGAGGTCGGTGCGAGGTTATGATGTGAAGCGGATGAGTTTGGCGGCTCTGGAAGACATCTTGGGACAAAGGCTGGGGATGCCCATCAGTCTGTTTGCTGGACAGTGccactaa
- the LOC118112080 gene encoding endonuclease domain-containing 1 protein, producing the protein MSQRKMLQFSAGALLLLLPWFGGLVLGEVSRDFSKCLEFFYDRSPPQGINAAGYQPICQRYKNQYHFASLYHREHRTPLYSAYTLGPADGKRPNSTWMYEPQLASSCASSEMKPFHTPLDQNVIESQAVLQDYRHSNFTKGHLNPSMHQETETNREATFTLTNIVPQQAGSNTGPWNCLEMAVMRQFNAFCEGPMYVITGALPYEQGARSINNRVSVPEYMWSAYCCPTYKSDLPKHERTFFPTYAAVGRNDPDSGQEIVPLNLRARRSVRGYDVKQMSLTALEDILEQRLGMPISLFAGQCH; encoded by the exons ATGTCTCAAAGGAAGATGCTGCAATTCTCCGCAGGAgctctgcttcttctcctgccCTGGTTTGGTGGCCTGGTCCTCGGAGAGGTCAGCAGAGACTTTTCCAAGTGCCTTGAGTTCTTCTATGACAGGTCTCCGCCACAGGGCATCAATGCAGCCGGGTACCAGCCGATATGCCAGCGCTACAAAAACCAGTATCACTTTGCCAGCCTGTACCACAGAGAGCATCGCACACCACTGTACTCTGCCTACACACTCGGCCCTGCAGACGGCAAACGTCCTAATAGCACTTGGATGTACGAACCACAG TTGGCGTCTTCTTGTGCCAGCTCTGAGATGAAACCTTTTCACACCCCTCTGGACCAGAACGTGATCGAGAGCCAGGCGGTGCTCCAGGACTACAGACACTCCAACTTCACAAAAGGCCACCTcaatcccagcatgcaccagGAAACGGAAACGAACCGTGAGGCCACCTTCACCCTGACGAACATTGTCCCCCAGCAGGCGGGCTCCAACACTGGCCCCTGGAACTGTCTAGAGATGGCAGTAATGAGACAATTCAACGCGTTCTGTGAGGGGCCGATGTATGTGATCACAGGGGCCCTGCCTTATGAGCAAGGAGCGCGCTCGATCAACAACAGAGTGTCTGTTCCTGAGTACATGTGGTCTGCCTACTGTTGCCCCACCTACAAATCTGACCTGCCTAAACATGAGCGGACATTTTTCCCCACATACGCAGCGGTGGGAAGAAATGACCCAGACAGTGGACAGGAGATTGTGCCACTTAACCTGAGGGCGAGGAGGTCGGTGCGAGGTTATGATGTGAAGCAGATGAGTTTGACGGCTCTGGAAGACATCTTGGAACAAAGGCTGGGGATGCCCATCAGTCTGTTTGCTGGACAGTGccactaa
- the si:dkeyp-121d2.7 gene encoding zinc finger protein 696 — protein sequence MTTMMEESVTTFETHLTAVMDSLIRASVCEITKLFQETVNDYLVELSLNRKENDALKLRLRLTENKLRTERKYGMGWAANRRNAGMEEEKRAGGRQKRKVDMARGKSKKGPAAAYGKGWPGGVWEEEGGGGGSGSSSSGGGGRGGGSGGAVGMVAGAGGRGGKEARETYLIQFPGDEEDEGGMAEDEAGEGSLSGEGEETANIKEEFSQTEGYQHASLQLLKEAMKINLSNQNLHTGSRAQSEGDLSDRPPSLHPGKREEEDWEVGSASEPSEGGMTVDELRGLESALRAERGREQAAITASQPVSPEPEVVRGSDLSSPPKYIGLDGMEQDGELEPQPPTLQREDQIGQGRAKDSLSAGVELRLGWSKKLREGDLEEADMTGEDVLEHGESEHPPHLSAPGSVGESEGEEEEGGGDLLHFCPQCGGGFTTEAEMEEHPCPLGDAHLQNSSAEEGLFPCAHCGNTFSHSWALKNHECACAAERPHCCEICGKRFTHSRSLERHHLVHTGERPHRCPQCGRSFSRLGNLERHQRIHTGERPYGCEACGKRFSRVEYLKRHQLIHNSEKAALQCSNCARGFSDVEQLKNHQCF from the exons ATGACCACGATGATGGAGGAGTCGGTGACCACGTTCGAGACGCATCTGACGGCTGTCATGGACAGTCTGATCCGGGCGTCGGTGTGCGAGATCACCAAACTCTTCCAGGAGACGGTGAACGACTACCTGGTGGAGCTGTCCCTCAACAGGAAGGAGAACGACGCGCTCAAGCTGCGGCTCAGGCTGACCGAGAACAAGCTGAGGACCGAGCGCAAGTACGGGATGGGCTGGGCGGCCAACCGCCGCAACGccgggatggaggaggagaagagagccGGAGGGCGCCAGAAACGCAAAGTTGACATGGCCC GAGGCAAGTCAAAGAAGGGCCCGGCAGCAGCCTATGGCAAAGGCTGGCCTGGAGGTGtgtgggaggaagaaggaggtggaggtggcagTGGCAGCAGTAGCAGTGGCGGGGgcggaagaggaggaggaagtggaggagctGTGGGGATGGtggcaggagcaggaggaagagggggaaaggAGGCCAGGGAAACGTACCTCATCCAGTTCCCtggggatgaagaggatgagggagggaTGGCGGAGGACGAGGCAGGGGAGGGCAGCCTCAGCGGTGAGGGGGAGGAGACGGCCAACATcaaagaggag TTTTCTCAAACAGAAGGTTATCAGCATGCCTCTCTACAGCTATTAAAGGAGGCTATGAAGATAAACCTGTCCAACCAGAACCTCCACACAGGCTCCAGAGCCCAAAGCGAAG GAGATCTGTCAGATCGTCCCCCGTCCCTTCAtccaggaaagagagaggaggaggactgggAGGTGGGCTCAGCATCAGAGCCGTCAGAGGGTGGCATGACCGTGGATGAGCTGAGGGGTCTGGAGTCTGCGCTGAGGGCTGAGAGAGGCCGTGAGCAGGCTGCCATTACGGCTTCCCAGCCTGTCAGCCCCGAGCCAGAGGTGGTTCGAGGCAGCGATCTCAGCTCGCCGCCCAAGTACATAGGTCTCGATGGCatggagcaggatggagagctGGAGCCTCAGCCGCCCACGCTGCAGAGAGAGGACCAGATAGGGCAAGGCAGGGCAAAGGACAGCTTGAGTGCAGGAGTGGAGCTGAGGTTAGGCTGGTCGAAGAAGTTGAGAGAGGGCGACCTGGAAGAGGCAGATATGACGGGAGAGGATGTGTTGGAGCATGGAGAGTCCGAGCACCCACCCCACTTGTCTGCTCCTGGGAGTGTCGGGGAGAgcgaaggggaggaggaggagggtggtggaGACCTGCTTCACTTTTGCCCACAGTGTGGAGGAGGCTTCACCACAGAGGCTGAGATGGAGGAGCACCCATGTCCACTAGGAGATGCCCATTTACAGAACAGCAGTGCAGAGGAAGGCCTTTTCCCTTGTGCCCACTGTGGCAACACATTCAGTCACTCCTGGGCTCTAAAGAACCATGAGTGTGCCTGCGCTGCCGAGCGGCCGCACTGCTGTGAGATCTGCGGGAAGCGCTTCACACACTCGCGCTCGCTGGAACGGCATCATCTGGTGCACACGGGGGAGAGGCCGCACCGGTGCCCACAATGTGGACGCAGCTTCAGTCGCCTTGGCAATTTGGAGCGGCACCAGCGGATCCACACAGGTGAACGTCCGTACGGGTGTGAGGCGTGCGGAAAACGCTTCAGCCGTGTGGAGTACTTAAAGAGACACCAGCTCATACACAACAGTGAAAAGGCAGCACTGCAGTGCTCCAACTGTGCGAGAGGATTTAGTGACGTGGAGCAACTGAAAAaccatcagtgtttttaa
- the mif gene encoding macrophage migration inhibitory factor, producing MPMFVVNTNVAKGDVPAALLSEATEELAKEMGKPAQYIAVHINPDQMMMFGGKGDPCALCSLHSIGKISGAHNKKYSKLLCGLLNKHLGISPDRIYINFFDMDAANVAWNNSTFA from the exons ATGCCGATGTTTGTGGTGAACACCAACGTGGCCAAAGGCGACGTGCCCGCGGCGCTGCTGTCCGAGGCCACCGAGGAGCTGGCCAAGGAAATGGGCAAACCTGCACAG TATATAGCTGTGCACATCAACCCTGACCAAATGATGATGTTCGGAGGAAAGGGAGACCCCTGTGCACTCTGCTCCCTTCACAGTATTGGAAAGATCAGTGGCGCTCACAACAAGAAGTACTCTAAACTTCTGTGTGGTCTCCTCAACAAACACCTGGGCATCTCTCCTGACAG GATTTATATTAACTTTTTTGACATGGATGCAGCCAACGTAGCCTGGAACAACAGTACCTTTGCCTGA
- the LOC118112077 gene encoding zinc finger protein 271 — MSDYLVRGFRAQLNTALESVLRRAVCEIMMIFEGSLHDHQTELANKGEEVAHLKIKLQTAEIKLKEHEFGGDSGADINKTRTNGRESNQREPEAVVNLCGQTADVPEIDIEVPDDWCAPLGDEATTKRDDACPSVRLRKLLIPLHRIPVIKQEVVIGATDSHQQPRGVRRSLRCSTINKQTQTLILPVYKQEMQHKTERSHETKLPQDVNQENYDQTASIGLRREERQKCTVMSSREERESTTETTEQETVENGKTIYTCKVCQKEFNREYSLRIHARSHTRCKGCQRDVPPRDLMSHNRHCKKLKKLSAREADENLMLMTKKDGRTQRYSCPYCTITSPSRGKFLHHMHLHLRVKPFACSVCQKNYCNNQSLEKHMLIHQDKRKSAETNGDMTWTMPLEDTEEASVSPSKDSSSTISSNNVERGPSQGDKAESQMENNGCTND, encoded by the exons ATGTCTGACTATCTAGTCAGAGGGTTCAGGGCCCAGCTAAACACAGCCTTGGAGTCAGTCCTGAggagggctgtgtgtgagataaTGATGATCTTTGAGGGCAGCTTACATGACCATCAAACGGAGCTGGCGAATAAAGGCGAGGAGGTGGCTCATCTCAAAATAAAGTTACAGACTGCAGAGATCAAGCTGAAGGAACATGAGTTTGGAGGTGACAGTGGAgcagatataaataaaactcGGACAAATGGAAGAGAAAGCAATCAAAGAGAGCCTGAGGCTGTTGTGAACCTCTGTGGACAAACTGCTGATGTTCCTGAGATTGATATTGAAG TGCCTGACGACTGGTGTGCTCCCCTGGGCGATGAGGCCACGACCAAGCGAGATGATGCGTGTCCCAGTGTCCGACTTCGCAAGCTGTTGATTCCGCTGCACCGGATTCCAGTCATCAAGCAAGAG GTGGTGATCGGCGCCACTGACTCCCACCAGCAACCCCGCGGTGTCAGGAGATCCTTGAGAT GTTCCACGATAAACAAGCAAACTCAAACACTAATATTACCAGTGTACAAACAAGAAATGCaacataaaacagaaagaagCCACGAGACGAAATTGCCCCAAGATGTCAACCAAGAAAATTATGACCAAACAGCAAGTATAGGtctgagaagagaagaaagacaaaaatgcACAGTGATGAGCAgccgagaggagagagaaagcacAACTGAGACCACAGAACAGGAGACGGTGGAAAATGGTAAGACGATCTACACCTGCAAAGTCTGTCAGAAGGAGTTTAATAGAGAATATAGCCTACGTATACACGCACGATCACACACGAGATGCAAAGGATGCCAAAGGGATGTCCCGCCACGTGATCTCATGTCTCATAATAGACATTgcaaaaaactgaagaaactgTCGGCAAGAGAAGCAGATGAAAACCTGATGTTGATGACCAAGAAAGACGGGCGCACTCAAAGGTACAGCTGTCCATACTGCACAATAACGTCTCCTTCGAGAGGCAAGTTCCTCCATCACATGCACCTTCATTTGCGCGTAAAACCATTCGCTTGTAGTGTGTGCCAGAAGAACTACTGCAATAATCAGTCACTCGAAAAGCACATGTTAATACACCAGGACAAAAGGAAGTCAGCTGAGACAAACGGAGACATGACGTGGACCATGCCTCTAGAAGACACCGAAGAGGCTTCGGTTTCTCCCAGCAAAGACTCGAGTAGCACCATCAGCAGTAACAATGTTGAGAGAGGGCCCAGTCAAGGCGATAAAGCCGAGTCGCAAATGGAAAACAATGGGTGTACAAACGACTGA
- the LOC118112075 gene encoding zinc finger protein 205, with product MAALRCQGRGAFSGGHIAPRRLPAEAERRGKQRGDSVVGIKAPPVKLRAMESVRSAFHAQLATVMDSLLAAAVCEIAKIFEGSLCEQQAELVQKTEEISILRGKLEKVERRQRAKSGEGEMPPAEREGSMRQQTPTGSGLNVGKDVTSHPDPVEGLSQSLSGLKEEVTGQDGASVKHERAGSRPNLGSVAVQTAEGSLAAGDQRQIDTLSITQAKSKLSHWDQGSRSADHRPLQDQASTAFLSISQSGRCSPRPDPGLAQPGDWLPALEAARVRMSGLENLQADGTSCPGPASSSTGTDASCFRPGFGSDETSNEGDNSSFPFLDQEAENQDSSQNSVQGQGVGQREAQQDQPQAPTGESPWRLRDDRGGRGTINHTRRVTALGSRDPLRPQSNSQSLTLRHTNALSHPPAPGGGNGRPYTCPYCAKCFTYPSHQRRHLLRHTGVRLHPCQFCEKSFLTPSELTVHTRTHTGERPFGCAQCGKRFARSGNLRAHQRDVHMGKRPFACTECGKRFAHRGNLRVHNHRVHQGDPYYMEDQQEPDIGQNPI from the exons ATGGCAGCTCTTAGGTGCCAGGGCAGAGGAGCATTCAGCGGCGGCCACATCGCTCCCCGGCGGCTGCCTGCGGAGGCCGAGCGCAGAGGTAAACAGCGCGGTGACTCGGTCGTTGGCATCAAAGCTCCACCGGTGAAACTGCGGGCGATGGAGTCGGTCAGGAGCGCCTTCCACGCCCAGCTGGCCACCGTCATGGACTCCCTGCTGGCCGCCGCCGTGTGCGAGATCGCCAAGATCTTCGAGGGCAGCCTGTGCGAGCAGCAGGCGGAGCTGGTGCAGAAGACCGAGGAGATCTCCATCCTCCGAGGCAAgctggagaaggtggagaggaGGCAGCGGGCGAAGAGCGGGGAAGGGGAGATGCCACCGGCggagagagagggcagcatGAGGCAGCAGACCCCGACAGGATCAG GACTTAATGTGGGGAAGGATGTGACTTCTCACCCAGACCCAGTAGAAGGGCTCAGTCAGAGCCTCAGTGGACTGAAAGAGGAGGTGACAGGCCAGGATGGAGCTTCAGTAAAACATGAG CGTGCTGGTTCACGGCCTAACCTGGGGTCTGTCGCAGTTCAAACTGCAGAGGGAAGCCTTGCTGCTGGGGACCAGAGGCAGATAGATACTTTGTCTATCACACAAGCCAAGTCCAAAT TGTCTCATTGGGACCAGGGCAGTCGCAGTGCAGACCACAGACCCCTTCAGGATCAAGCCTCCACCGcgtttctctccatctcccagAGTGGACGTTGTTCTCCTAGGCCTGACCCAGGCTTAGCTCAACCAGGGGATTGGTTACCAGCATTGGAGGCCGCTCGAGTTAGGATGTCCGGTCTAGAGAATCTGCAGGCAGATGGCACCAGCTGCCCTGGGCCAGCTAGCAGCAGCACTGGCACAGACGCATCCTGCTTCCGACCTGGATTTGGCTCTGACGAGACCAGCAATGAAGGTGACAATAGTTCTTTCCCTTTCCTGGACCAGGAGGCTGAGAACCAGGACTCCAGTCAGAACTCCGTGCAGGGTCAGGGTGTCGGGCAGAGGGAGGCTCAGCAGGATCAACCCCAAGCTCCCACTGGCGAATCACCATGGAGACTCAGAGATGACCGGGGTGGGAGAGGCACCATCAATCATACACGGCGAGTTACAGCATTGGGCAGCAGAGACCCTCTAAGACCACAGTCCAACTCGCAGTCGCTCACATTACGGCACACAAATGCCCTCAGCCACCCTCCGGCTCCTGGTGGAGGGAATGGACGACCTTACACATGTCCATACTGTGCCAAGTGTTTTACATACCCCTCCCACCAGCGCAGACACCTTTTGCGCCACACGGGGGTCCGACTGCATCCCTGTCAGTTTTGTGAAAAGAGCTTCCTCACTCCCTCCGAGCTGACGGttcacactcgcacacatacAGGGGAGCGGCCTTTTGGCTGCGCTCAGTGTGGTAAACGTTTTGCCCGCAGCGGGAACTTGAGGGCCCACCAACGGGATGTTCACATGGGGAAGAGGCCCTTCGCTTGCACAGAGTGTGGGAAGAGATTTGCTCACAGGGGGAACCTGAGGGTGCACAATCACAGAGTCCACCAAGGAGATCCCTACTACATGGAAGACCAGCAGGAGCCTGACATAGGCCAGAATCCCATctga